GACATGACAGGACGAGGAGTGAATCTGGGACATCTGCCGgaagaagagtcgctctgCGTCGAGTTGGTGCACGTAGCATTGACAGTCGGTCACGACTTGACCAGTCTGCCACGCTCAAACACTGCTATCGATCCCCAGGCTATGTCTTATGCACAACATGTCCCTGACAGGAACTGACTGGCTAGACATCATCGAAAACGTATCATTACCACCTAGCATTGACATCCCATCCCATTCACTTCCTTCCCCCTTCACAACCTCGCATTCAAATCCTGCAAATCCCTCAACTCCCCCCTCGGCCAATCCGGGAACAGCGCCGGGTCAGGCCTCTCCCGATCCCACGCCCACTTCTTCACCAACTCGTCCTCCAGCGTTCCTTCCAGCATATTGATGACATACTTGCCAATGATCGGGAAGAACTTCCAGCCGTGGAAGTTGCCGCATGTTGCGACGTAGAGGCCTTTCGAGCCGGAGTGCGGGGAGATGATGAAGTCGCCGGAGGTGGTGAAGGCGTCCCTGAAGGATGACTGGTTAGTATTGGGGGTTGGGAGTAGGAGAGTGGACGAGGGGAATGGAACTTACCAGCATATCCGATATTTCTCAAATTTCCAGTGGGCACCCTTCTTGCCGTAGAAGACTTGGTTGGCATGGTCGATGTCCTTCCGCAGCTTCCTTGACACTTTCCATTGAGCGTAGTCGGGCTCTGCTGGAGGTGCGCTGATGACCCTGCCGGGCAGGACTTGGGTGTTGTTCTGGAAAATGGTTTGGCCCCACCATTTCAGCTCGTGGTCAGGTGTGGGTGGGAGGCTGCCAATGAAGGGACCTGTTGGAAGTGTTAGTCGTCGTTTCGCGTGCGACTGCTGATTTTCTCACCTGTCTGTGGTGTGTAGCCCTGCACACCGACTGGCATCTTCGCAAAGCTGTCATAATCCCTGTCCGAAAGCTTCGTCATGCCAGTCGTGATACCACCAGCCACGATCCTGCCTTCAGCTCGCAGCTCTTTCCTGCCAGTGATGTCGGCACTCCATTCCAGAAGCTTGGGGGTGAACGCTCCGGAAGCCAGGATCGTATGCGTTGCCCTCAAGTCCCTTCCATCATGTGTCCTCACACCAAAGCTTCGGCCGTTGTGATCGATGTTGAGGTTCGTGACTTCTGCGGTAACATACTTGACGCCTAATCTGATCGCCTCTCTTGTCACAGCAACCAAGCAGTCACCAGCCGCACCCCACCCACTCGTCCTGTTGACCAACACGTCATGCACGTCAGAGTAGTCTGCCTGATCGAAAAGTCCTCCATATAGCTGCCTCGCCTTCGCAATCGGCACAGCTTCCAGATCCGCCTTTCGTCCTAGCTTCTTGTAGTTCTCCAGTACCTTGCCAGCATAGTCATCACGACACATCCAGTATATGCCAGTTTCGTGGAAGAAAGGTTTCCAAAGCGGGTCTGTTCTGAAAACATCTTGCGCCTCGAGACCCATGCGGCAGTAGACAATATCATCGTAGTCGGCGCGAACGACCTTGTTCCAGTCCCAGGAAGCTGCTACTCGACTGTCTGCGTCGAAAGCGTCGCGATCCACCAGCGTGATCGAAGCGTTGGGATACTTCTTGATGAGTTCAAATGCTGTCGAGACTCCAAAAACGCCGGCTCCAACGATAATGTAAGACTGGTCTGCCATGATGGATGGACGAGTGTCAGTCCTTACACCAGAGCAACTCTCCTTCTTGCGACGATGGCTCCTCCAGTACTGATATGTAAAGTCTGATCCGGGAAATGTTAACGCGGGGTCGATGTTTGGTGGAGGAAGCGACCAAATCAGGCAAATTGGTCCATCATCACGCACGCGACACGCGCCCAGTACCGTTCCTTACCGGTTGGCATTGCTCAGTGCGGCTGCGGGAGCCGTTCGTGTCGCATGCACTCCCGATAAGTTGGACGCATTCGAAGATGGCCAGAGATTGAGCCACGGAACAACAGATGTGGTATCGTGCATGTTGACGGAAAGAAGATGAACAAACCAGTAGTTACGAGATGTGCTTTTGGCACCATATTAGGCAGGCACAGCCGGGAGAATGAAGTGAGATGTAGAACGGAAGAGGTTGTTCAACAGTGCAGATGAGCAACAAGAGTAAACTGAAACAATGCGCGCCAGGGAATGTGACACCTCGCAGACTTACTTCACAGCCAGTCTGCCAGATGGTGTTGAACAGCACGTTCAGCCCCCGACTCTTGATCAGCATAGATCGATGAAAGCTTCTCGAAGACGAGAGCGCGAGCGTACCCTTCAAAGCCGATGGTGGCGTTACTTTGCTCGTCGGGTAGATGCTCTGTTCGCTGCGCTCGCTGGTAAGCCTTCTCCAGGAGTTGTCGAATGTGCTCAGATTCGTGGCAGTGCACCACGCCAGCGCTGGGGATCAGCCCCAGAAAGCTTACACCAGTGCCCACGCCTGGAGCACTTTTCCGCGCGATGATATCGTCGACTGTCTCCGGAGCAATGTTTTGCTCTTGTTCGTGGTCATTCTGGGCAATGAGATCGTTGAAGGATGCATCCAGCTGATATGTGGATCTCGATGGTATGATACCCAGCAGAGCTTCACCACCATCGCGATTGTAGTGCATGAGCACGTCAGTGTGAACGTCAAGAGCGATGAGGAAATCGATTAGCTTGAAGTCCAGATCAGTGGCCCGACATGACAAGTGCACGAACTGGACATCCGGGGTTTGACTGCAGTACTGAACGAAGCGACACACGAAGGACACCCAGGCAAAGATCTCGACCCGATCCAGAGTACCAGCATGCTGACGGAACTCGACGGTGTTCTTGATACCTTCTCCCAGGTTGTCGAAGTTGTATGCCGAAAAGTGGCCTGTGACAGTCCTCCTCTTCAAGCTCACCATGAACATGGTTTTGAGCGCTTCAAGAGACCCCACGCGCTCAATCCGCTCGAGCCATTCGAAAAGATTGGCACCCGGGGTGTCGCATGTCGCGTGTCGATGAATAGCTGAGGGTGGCATGTAGAGCGGCAGCAGGTCATTGGTGAACCGCTTTGCGGAAACAGGAGCAATCACACGACTTGCCATGTGCATCGCATCGATGTTCCGCTCGTGCGCCGTCCCCAACTGAAAGATCCTTTTGCAGAGCTGCAGCGGCAGCTCGGCACCATCTCGGCGGCCAATGTGGACATGATGACCTGTAGTCGAGTTAGTGAAAATCTCGCAGCCGTATTCGACCTTCATCTTGTTCAGCACGTTCAGGATGCTAGCCAGCTCCCGGTGGGAGTCACCGTCATTGAAAGCAAACACACGACTGGACAACTCCACGGTCTCCTCCAAATAGCCTGGTGGCAAGTGTGCACGCTCGCCTCTCGACAGTTCGCAAATGTCCCTGCTCACAGTCCATTTCCGGTATCGCTTGCCTGATGGCTGCGACAAAGCCGTGCGATAATcttcctcgtcgtaatcaTCATCGCTGAGCATCGCACCGATACCAGCACGCTCCATGCAAGACATGATGGCCGGTATGGCGGATACGAATGGGTCACCGAGTCGCTCGTCCCGGTCCGGAGCGCAGGTTTCAAAGGCGAGCTCGTGATACACGACGATGAACTCGAGTTCAACGCCAAAGGTGAGATCAACATCGCTGGACATTGTAGCGTTTGGCGTGTGTGGAGTCCGAAAAGGGTCCTGCGATCGGCAGTCCCGCTGCTGATGTGACTCTGAGAATGGTGGAAGAATTTGCAGGTGCTTCTAGTGGTGACGGTAGGTGGGAAACCAGCGCAGTGGACATATCGAAGCCATTTGTACACCTCGGGCCAGTGTCCATGTTGATGCAAGGAACAGAGAGTCTACTCTCGAAGAAGGCGGCCACTGACGTCGAGCACAAAGCAAAAGAATTCGACAATGTCCATGCACAAAGCGTGGTCATAATGCCGTGGCAACTTGAACGAGCGAGAAGGGCAGCTGGATGTGAGCCTGGCTGGACCGTGCCCTTCACAGACTGGTGGCGGCCTGGACGTACGCCGTCCCGAAGTTGTGGGATCTTTTGATGGCGCCCATGGGCATGCCAGGCCACCACGACTCCAGGTGCACAGGATCGCGCTCGCATACATGGCAAGGGCATGATGCAGCTGCTTCTTGCCCTTGCCAGGCCCGCCCTTCGCGTTTCTGATGATGGCCGCCGGGTGTGCCATATCAAAGATGTGCCGCGTGCCGTGCATCTGTGTGACTTGTGCAGCATACATGTATCTTCTGGAGCCACACTGATCTCCACCGCGCGGTCGCACCCAGCGTCAGAAAGCCATCGTCAGCTGCTCGAGCTATGGTCCAAGTCTCGTCATTCGTGGTATCGATAGGTCTCAGAGCCTGGCCGTGGCCATATCCCGCGTGAATTCGTGTTGGCAAGCCATGATGACGCGCGAGCTGGCCGGCCGCTGCGTGGCGATGTTGTTGACATGAAGCAAGTGGAGGGAAAGCTGACATCAGCAAAGTTCCGCCAAACATTGAAGCCACCACTCAAAACATCCCGTCTTGCCGACCGCGACACGCACAGCCTTGCCAAGGACACCGAGCAGTCGGTCCGCGTACACTTCCAGGCCTCTATACCACATGCATGCGGGACAATGGTAGAAGCCACCATATATCTTGGCGTGCCAGGATTTGGCCACCTCGGCCCCGTTCGCATCGGGAAACAAAGAACAGCGTCTCTCCGAACGTCCCGCTCTCGATTCGCAAGGACGTCTCGCTCGGTCGCCATGTTGACTGGCGAGCCAATGGCTGAAGAGCAAGTCGCCTCCATTTCATTGTATGCCGTATTGCTCGTCCTTCATTGTCGCCACATCCCCGCTATCTAGTATGGCGGTGACACAAACTGCCTCATTCTCACTCACGCTGCAGCCTCGCCCCAGCAAATCAAGTAGCCACCATGAAGTTCGCCACTCCGACGACCTGCCTAGCGCTTCTCGCGCCTCTCAGCCGGACGACTACTGCATGGAGCTTTTCCAAGTCACCCGGCGGCCCAACATACGGTGAATCAGGTCTAGCACCCGTCATCCAGGAACTCGGCAAAGTCTCCAAGAGGCAGAGTGACGGTAGCACAGTCACTCCATACCAACAGAACGGCTGGTCAAAATGGGGTACCCTAGGCTATGGAGCACTCTACAGCTGGATGGGCGGAAAGACGCCGTGGGGTGGCATCGACACCGTCAACTTCAATCCCTTCACAGCTTCCAAGCAAATCACTGGCACCCAGACTCGGACATATGTGCTGGCCGTCGGAGAGTGCGATGTCAGGCCGGACGGTGTCATCAAACGACACGCGCTTTGTGTCAACGGACAATTCCCAGGACCTCTGATCGAAGCCAACTATGGTGACACACTCGTAATCACCGTCAAGAACAACCTCAAGAACGAAGGCACGGCCATGCACTGGCACGGTTTCTTGCAGACCAGCAATTGCCTCAACGACGGCGTACCAG
This genomic window from Fulvia fulva chromosome 4, complete sequence contains:
- a CDS encoding L-pipecolate oxidase, with the translated sequence MADQSYIIVGAGVFGVSTAFELIKKYPNASITLVDRDAFDADSRVAASWDWNKVVRADYDDIVYCRMGLEAQDVFRTDPLWKPFFHETGIYWMCRDDYAGKVLENYKKLGRKADLEAVPIAKARQLYGGLFDQADYSDVHDVLVNRTSGWGAAGDCLVAVTREAIRLGVKYVTAEVTNLNIDHNGRSFGVRTHDGRDLRATHTILASGAFTPKLLEWSADITGRKELRAEGRIVAGGITTGMTKLSDRDYDSFAKMPVGVQGYTPQTGPFIGSLPPTPDHELKWWGQTIFQNNTQVLPGRVISAPPAEPDYAQWKVSRKLRKDIDHANQVFYGKKGAHWKFEKYRICWDAFTTSGDFIISPHSGSKGLYVATCGNFHGWKFFPIIGKYVINMLEGTLEDELVKKWAWDRERPDPALFPDWPRGELRDLQDLNARL